Proteins co-encoded in one Dyella japonica A8 genomic window:
- the lpxL gene encoding LpxL/LpxP family Kdo(2)-lipid IV(A) lauroyl/palmitoleoyl acyltransferase encodes MPRPTFTRSLLTPTRWPAWLGAGVIWLVARLPRQWLMGLGRGLGWLVQRVPSPRRHIAEVNIALCFPALSKDEQARLVDAHLRDIGLMMAEFALGWMGSERAIANVPVTIEGLEHLEAARAQGKGVLLVGGHFSHLELCARLVSQRIRISGMYRRMDSAVFEWAVLRARLDYAEAMFEKDDIRGTVKHLRNGGTLWYAPDQDMRSKDNVFVPFFGIPAATITATHHLARLSGALVIPFYHRRLPGNAGYALKLGAPLEQFPSKDTLDDTARVNACIEDMVRAAPEQYLWVHKRFKTRPEGAAPVY; translated from the coding sequence ATGCCCCGCCCCACGTTCACCCGCTCCCTGCTCACCCCGACGCGCTGGCCCGCCTGGCTCGGTGCGGGCGTGATCTGGCTCGTCGCCCGCCTGCCACGCCAGTGGCTGATGGGCCTGGGACGCGGGCTCGGCTGGCTCGTGCAGCGCGTGCCCTCGCCGCGCCGCCACATCGCCGAGGTGAACATCGCCCTGTGCTTCCCCGCGTTGTCGAAGGACGAACAGGCGCGGCTGGTCGATGCGCACCTGCGCGATATCGGACTGATGATGGCGGAGTTCGCCCTGGGCTGGATGGGCAGCGAGCGCGCCATTGCCAACGTGCCAGTGACCATCGAGGGCCTGGAGCATCTCGAAGCCGCGCGCGCACAAGGCAAGGGCGTGCTGCTGGTCGGCGGACACTTCTCGCACCTGGAACTGTGCGCGCGGCTGGTCTCCCAGCGCATCCGCATCTCGGGCATGTACCGCCGCATGGATTCGGCCGTGTTCGAGTGGGCCGTGCTGCGCGCCCGCCTCGACTATGCGGAAGCGATGTTCGAGAAGGACGACATCCGCGGCACCGTGAAGCATCTGCGCAACGGCGGCACGCTCTGGTACGCGCCGGACCAGGACATGCGCAGCAAGGACAATGTGTTCGTGCCGTTCTTCGGCATCCCCGCGGCCACCATCACCGCCACCCATCACCTGGCCCGCTTGTCGGGCGCCCTGGTGATCCCTTTCTACCATCGCCGCCTACCGGGAAATGCCGGCTATGCATTGAAGCTGGGCGCGCCGCTGGAGCAGTTCCCGAGCAAGGACACGCTGGATGACACCGCACGCGTCAACGCCTGCATTGAAGACATGGTGCGCGCCGCACCCGAGCAATACCTGTGGGTGCACAAGCGCTTCAAGACGCGCCCGGAAGGCGCAGCACCCGTTTACTGA
- the waaA gene encoding lipid IV(A) 3-deoxy-D-manno-octulosonic acid transferase: protein MGPPLRYLYTLAMYLVTPLIVLRLLARGVRYRDYHKRWRERFGFFQAPGLSGSLWVHAVSVGEVNAAEPLIKALQADYPNAPLVVTTVTPTGSERVRQLFGDSVFHVYLPYDLPFAVSRFFKRVRPRLAVIVETEIWPNLYFACRNRSIPLMIVNARLSERSLRGYKPMGGLVAQALRCVHQIAAQSRTDAARYRELGADPDKIVVTGNLKFDMPVPYDAERNGEELRQQWGRLRPVWIAGSTHEGEELPVLEAHLEVLTRWPDALLLIAPRHPERFKLVENSARSLGFTVGTRSADRVPSALHQVFVIDAMGELMPFYAASDLAFVGGSLVPIGGHNVLEPAALSTPVLVGPHTFNFEEITLTLIREGGASRVNTPDELGAAVLQLLRDPPQRERMGDAARIVFDSERGAVKRVMGMIDALLQE, encoded by the coding sequence ATGGGCCCGCCGTTGCGTTATCTCTACACCCTGGCCATGTACCTGGTGACGCCGCTGATCGTGCTGCGGCTGTTGGCGCGTGGCGTGCGCTATCGCGACTACCACAAGCGCTGGCGCGAACGTTTTGGCTTCTTCCAGGCGCCGGGCCTGAGCGGCAGCCTGTGGGTGCATGCGGTGTCGGTGGGCGAGGTCAATGCGGCCGAGCCGCTGATCAAGGCCTTGCAGGCCGATTACCCGAACGCGCCGCTGGTGGTGACCACGGTGACGCCGACCGGTTCGGAGCGCGTGCGGCAGCTGTTCGGCGACAGCGTGTTCCATGTCTACCTTCCCTACGATCTTCCGTTCGCGGTATCCCGCTTTTTCAAGCGGGTGCGGCCGCGGCTGGCGGTCATCGTCGAAACGGAAATCTGGCCGAACCTGTATTTCGCCTGCCGTAATCGCAGTATTCCCCTGATGATCGTCAACGCCCGCCTGTCCGAGCGCTCGCTGCGCGGCTACAAGCCGATGGGCGGCCTGGTGGCGCAGGCGCTGCGGTGCGTGCACCAGATCGCCGCGCAGTCGCGCACCGATGCAGCGCGCTACCGCGAGCTCGGCGCCGACCCCGACAAGATCGTGGTGACCGGCAACCTCAAGTTCGACATGCCCGTGCCCTACGACGCGGAGCGCAACGGCGAGGAACTGCGCCAGCAATGGGGGCGCCTGCGTCCCGTCTGGATCGCCGGCAGCACGCACGAGGGCGAAGAGTTGCCGGTGTTGGAAGCCCACCTCGAGGTGCTTACGCGCTGGCCCGACGCGTTGCTGCTGATCGCGCCGCGTCATCCGGAGCGCTTCAAGCTGGTGGAAAACTCGGCACGAAGCCTGGGTTTCACGGTGGGCACGCGCAGCGCCGACCGGGTGCCGTCGGCGCTTCATCAGGTGTTCGTGATCGACGCCATGGGCGAGTTGATGCCCTTCTACGCCGCCTCGGATCTCGCCTTCGTCGGCGGCAGCCTGGTGCCGATCGGCGGGCACAACGTGCTGGAGCCGGCGGCGCTTTCGACGCCCGTGCTGGTCGGGCCGCATACGTTCAATTTCGAGGAAATCACCCTGACGCTGATCCGCGAGGGTGGTGCGTCGCGCGTGAACACGCCGGACGAGCTCGGCGCGGCCGTGCTCCAGCTGTTGCGCGACCCGCCCCAGCGCGAGCGCATGGGTGATGCCGCCCGCATCGTGTTCGACAGCGAGCGCGGCGCCGTCAAGCGCGTCATGGGCATGATCGACGCCCTGTTGCAGGAATAG
- a CDS encoding S53 family peptidase, with the protein MKHEHLNLLAAMSLALAGMPMAAWAQPGTGKSVATAGIDTAEASRVTQTVDSRVTSTLQRTHLAIVDKATATKAVDDASPMNHMNLILQRSAKRQAALDALIAAQHDPSSSKFRQWLTPEQFGEAFGVTDADIAAVSAWLKSQGFTVNGVYANKMQIDFSGNAGQVRQAFHTQMNHYTINSASHVANASDISVPRALQSVVVGVAGLNDVRPQAQHTKPTYGRFNAGTQRFEVPQPKVAAMAPTPQAVNFTNGARGLVPYDMAKMYGTDKLYANGLTGAGITIALVEDNSMVPGDWSNFVSQFGLTSYGGTFTQLQPQATGFTNCIDPTIAAPGEDDFEALLDAEWSTAMAPGANIWLASCSDSNANNFFGGVFTAATNLINGTNRPNIISASYGYGEGFSDAASKTAIDLMWAQADAEGISVFVSSGDSGSNPSFNGFIINGVGVDANAFGTSPNDTVVGGTDTADILDGTTKKYFSSTFNAVYGSALSYVPEIPWNQSCGNEVAAKSLGYATSLAFCKAYLNFDPNGYYITSEAGSGGPSSVDAKPAWQRLVHNAAKDQSRDVPDVALFGGSYGGSTWVIVCSYYYPCTPGFTGPTALIGGTSLSSPMFAGIQALIDQGLAAKGLPASQGNAAPTLYALAMDEYGGSKGNPPATLAACNADNGAKGTGKCVFHNVTRGSIATQCVQQLPNVVTPDCYFYGALPNSWLGPIQVGLTTTNASKYNASTEAYAARPGWSFASGLGSVDANNLLTAWKAFVNVQ; encoded by the coding sequence ATGAAACACGAGCACCTGAATCTGCTGGCGGCAATGAGCCTTGCCCTGGCAGGCATGCCAATGGCGGCATGGGCGCAGCCCGGCACCGGGAAGAGCGTGGCCACGGCGGGCATCGACACGGCCGAAGCGTCCAGGGTGACGCAGACCGTCGACAGTCGCGTGACGTCGACCCTGCAGCGCACCCACCTGGCCATCGTCGACAAGGCCACCGCCACCAAGGCCGTGGACGACGCGTCGCCGATGAACCACATGAACCTGATCCTGCAGCGCAGCGCCAAGCGGCAGGCGGCGCTCGACGCGCTGATCGCCGCGCAACATGATCCGTCGTCGTCGAAGTTCCGGCAGTGGCTGACACCGGAACAATTCGGCGAGGCCTTCGGCGTCACCGATGCGGACATCGCCGCGGTCAGCGCCTGGCTGAAATCGCAGGGTTTCACCGTCAATGGCGTGTACGCGAACAAGATGCAGATCGACTTCAGCGGCAACGCGGGCCAGGTCAGGCAGGCGTTCCACACGCAGATGAACCACTACACCATCAACAGTGCGTCGCACGTGGCCAACGCCAGTGATATCAGCGTTCCCCGTGCGTTGCAGAGCGTGGTGGTGGGCGTGGCCGGCCTCAACGACGTCCGTCCGCAGGCGCAGCACACCAAGCCGACCTATGGTCGTTTCAACGCCGGCACGCAACGCTTCGAGGTTCCGCAGCCCAAGGTGGCCGCGATGGCTCCGACGCCGCAGGCGGTCAACTTCACCAACGGTGCGCGTGGACTGGTGCCGTATGACATGGCCAAGATGTACGGGACCGACAAGCTGTATGCCAATGGCTTGACCGGTGCAGGCATCACCATCGCCCTGGTCGAGGACAACTCGATGGTGCCCGGCGACTGGAGCAACTTCGTCAGCCAGTTCGGGCTCACCAGCTATGGCGGTACCTTCACGCAGCTCCAGCCGCAGGCCACGGGCTTCACCAACTGCATCGATCCGACCATCGCCGCCCCGGGCGAAGACGACTTCGAGGCCTTGCTTGACGCCGAATGGTCCACCGCGATGGCGCCGGGCGCCAACATCTGGCTCGCCAGTTGTTCCGATTCGAACGCCAACAACTTCTTTGGCGGGGTGTTCACCGCCGCGACCAACCTGATCAACGGTACGAATCGGCCCAACATCATCAGCGCGAGCTACGGTTATGGCGAAGGCTTCTCGGATGCCGCGAGCAAGACCGCCATCGACCTGATGTGGGCCCAGGCGGACGCGGAAGGCATTTCGGTGTTCGTTTCCAGTGGCGATTCGGGCTCCAACCCGAGTTTCAATGGATTCATCATCAACGGCGTAGGCGTCGATGCCAACGCGTTCGGCACGTCACCGAACGACACCGTGGTGGGTGGTACGGACACGGCGGACATTCTCGACGGCACCACGAAGAAGTACTTCAGTTCGACGTTCAATGCGGTATACGGTTCGGCGCTGTCGTACGTGCCGGAGATCCCGTGGAACCAGTCGTGCGGCAACGAAGTGGCAGCGAAGTCGCTTGGATATGCAACGTCGCTGGCCTTCTGCAAGGCGTATCTCAACTTCGATCCGAACGGCTACTACATCACCTCCGAAGCAGGCAGCGGTGGCCCGTCCTCCGTGGATGCCAAGCCGGCATGGCAGCGCCTGGTGCACAACGCGGCGAAGGATCAGTCGCGTGACGTGCCTGACGTGGCTCTGTTCGGCGGTTCGTATGGCGGTTCGACCTGGGTGATCGTGTGCTCCTACTACTATCCGTGCACACCGGGATTCACCGGGCCCACGGCGCTCATCGGCGGCACCTCGCTGTCTTCGCCGATGTTCGCGGGTATCCAGGCGCTGATCGATCAGGGCCTCGCGGCGAAGGGACTGCCGGCGAGCCAGGGCAATGCCGCACCGACGCTGTACGCGCTGGCCATGGATGAGTACGGCGGCTCGAAGGGCAATCCGCCTGCCACCTTGGCTGCCTGCAACGCAGATAACGGCGCGAAGGGTACGGGCAAGTGCGTATTCCACAATGTCACGCGCGGCAGCATTGCCACGCAGTGTGTGCAGCAACTGCCCAATGTGGTGACGCCTGACTGCTACTTCTACGGCGCGTTGCCGAACTCGTGGCTGGGCCCGATCCAGGTTGGCCTGACCACCACCAACGCGAGCAAGTACAACGCGAGTACGGAAGCCTATGCGGCGCGGCCGGGTTGGAGCTTCGCTTCCGGGCTTGGCTCGGTGGATGCGAACAACCTGCTGACGGCCTGGAAGGCCTTTGTCAACGTGCAGTAA
- a CDS encoding VirK/YbjX family protein produces MTLRLFLRSLRQRSDWRGSTSKRLAARLKYIARSIRMPRRQSAWLAELYGSPRLTSILAHDPRLHERWHHHYINRRLGRAERMAVISQHYQFAFSQLPPAMIEAIYLHGRHTLGALALKDGSELLLELRRPTGRSREGELALCLANSQGQLLSSAIFSIADNGKTLLVGCLQGAAAELGREAVRELTKQSYGLRPKNLLFSLLLALGSFAGATRIRGVSNLTHPFAGQADKIKADYDNFWEECQGVLQPDGFFALPTSEPERDESQVESKHRSAFRRREMLRREACARLLAALRDQPLPLSEAA; encoded by the coding sequence ATGACTCTCCGGCTTTTTCTGCGCTCGCTGCGCCAACGCAGCGATTGGCGCGGCTCGACCTCCAAGCGCCTCGCCGCCCGCCTGAAATACATCGCCCGAAGCATCCGCATGCCGCGCCGCCAGTCCGCGTGGCTGGCTGAGCTGTACGGCTCGCCGCGGCTGACTTCCATCCTGGCGCATGACCCGCGCCTGCACGAGCGCTGGCACCATCACTACATCAACCGCCGCCTGGGGCGCGCCGAACGCATGGCCGTCATCAGCCAGCATTACCAGTTCGCGTTTTCGCAACTGCCGCCGGCGATGATCGAGGCCATCTACCTGCACGGTCGCCACACGCTCGGCGCGCTGGCGCTGAAGGATGGCAGCGAGCTGCTGCTGGAACTGCGCCGCCCCACCGGCCGCAGCCGCGAAGGTGAGCTGGCGTTGTGCCTGGCCAACTCGCAGGGCCAGTTGCTCTCGTCGGCGATCTTCAGCATTGCGGACAACGGCAAGACCCTGCTGGTCGGCTGCCTGCAGGGCGCAGCCGCCGAGTTGGGACGCGAGGCCGTGCGCGAGCTCACCAAGCAGTCCTACGGCCTGCGCCCGAAGAACCTGCTGTTCTCGCTGCTGCTCGCCCTCGGCTCGTTCGCGGGCGCCACGCGGATTCGCGGGGTGAGCAACCTCACCCACCCGTTCGCGGGCCAGGCCGACAAGATCAAGGCCGACTACGACAACTTCTGGGAGGAATGCCAGGGCGTGTTGCAGCCGGATGGCTTCTTCGCCCTGCCGACCAGCGAACCGGAACGCGACGAGTCCCAGGTGGAGAGCAAGCACCGCTCGGCCTTCCGCCGTCGCGAAATGCTTCGCCGCGAAGCCTGTGCGCGCCTGCTGGCCGCGCTGCGCGACCAGCCACTGCCGCTGTCCGAAGCAGCCTGA